Proteins from a genomic interval of Nematostella vectensis chromosome 5, jaNemVect1.1, whole genome shotgun sequence:
- the LOC116610131 gene encoding uncharacterized protein LOC116610131 isoform X2: protein MIKDSSVFFQKKRRTDTTIKLERSSQSDSNVGHVIEHYPSPLSAEEQDAPAKSKCCQPENDGGGREEDSLQDKEGMIDIGREEDGLQDKEGMIDGGREEDGLQEKEGMIVEDDSDKKEDSFTEFDSPKKEKSGKNRKGFSTDRILPCRKKKFNSKSHKCCYGRIIPKYLKCEMFLRCGKNFYNLRDYRYCGNHYIFNRRFHKCCHNQVIPILEQCQQMQVCGMKPYDMEKNACCNNKHIYNPDTHRCCFGKLIAVDKPCVMKYHTVPHAFCGRESYDPLRYRCCNHQHIYNPKTSKCCFIHVIPLDAACIKLLQCGKKFYDPLKEKCAKNKYVYNPKIYKYCYGRIIPVKQHCIKLPRCGKRFYNPIKYRCAHNKYIYNPKTHKYCYGRIIPKGKHCVKLPRCGKRFYNPMKYRCAHNKYIYNPKTHKYCYGRIIPIKKHCVKLPRCGKNFYNSMKYRCAHNKYIYNPKTQKYCYGRIIPKRKHCVKLSRCGKHFYNPKQYRCANNEYIYDPKKYKFCYGRIIPVQGHCLKLSRCGKQFYNPKKYKCAHNKYIYDPKMYKNCYGRIIPVTNKCVKLSKCGKHFYDPQRYKCAHNRYIYDPKMYKNCYGRIIPVTKKCVKLSKCGKHFYDPQEYRCAHNRYIYDPKMYKNCYGRIIPVAKKCVKLLKCGKHFYDPQEYRCAHNKYIYDPKMYKHCYGRIIPVTKKCVKLLKCGKHFYDPQEYRCAHNKYIYDPKMYKHCYGRIIPVTKKCVKLSKCGKHFYDPQEYRCAHNKYIYDPKMYKHCYGRIIPVTKKCVKLSKCGKHFYDPQEYRCAHNKYIYDPKMYKHCYGRIIPVTKKCVKLSKCGKHFYDPQEYRCAHNRYIYDPKMYKYCYGRIIPKRKHCVKLPRCGKRFYNPMKYRCAHNKYIYNPKTHKYCYGRIIPKGKHCVKLPRCGMRFFNPTKYRCAHNKYIYNPKTHKYCYGRIIPKGKHCVKLPRCGKRFYNPMKYRCAHNKYIYNPKTHKYCYGRIIPKGKHCVKLPRCGKRFYNPIKYRCAHNKYIYNPKTHMYCYGRIIPKREQCLKLPRCGKKFYNPIKYRCAHNKYIYNPKTHKYCYGRIIPKEKHCVKLPRCGKRFYNPMKYRCAHNKYTYNPKTHKYCYGRIIPKEKHCVKLPRCGKKFYNPIKYRCAHNKYIYNPKTHKYCYGRIIPKEKHCVKLPRCGKRFYNPMKYRCAHNKYIYNPKTHKYCYGRIIPKGKHCVKLPRCGKRFYNPMKYRCAYNKYIYNPKTHKYCYGRIIPKREQCLKLPRCGKRFYNPIKYRCAHNKYIYNPKTHKYCYGRIIPKGKHCVKLPRCGKRFYNPMKYRCAHNKYIYNPKTHKYCYGRIIPKGKHCVKLPRCGKRFYNPMKYRCAHNKYIYNPKTHKYCYGRIIPKRKHCVKLPRCGKRFYNPMKYRCAHNKYIYNPKTHKYCYGRIIPKGKHCVKLPRCGKKFYNPIKYRCAHNKYIYNPKTHKYCYGRIIPKEKHCVKLPRCGKRFYNPMKYRCAHNKYIYNPKTHKYCYGRIIPKGKQCVKLPRCGKRFYNPMKYRCAYNKYIYNPKTHKYCYGRIIPKREQCLKLPRCGKRFYNPIKYRCAHNKYIYNPKTHKYCYGRIIPKGKHCVKLPRCGKRFYNPMKYRCAHNKYIYNPKTHKYCYGRIIQKGKHCVKLLRCGKRFYNPMKYRCAHNKYIFNPKTHKYCYGRIIPKREQCLKLPRCGKIFYNPIKYRCARNKYIYNPKTHKYCYGRIISISAHCSHVSHLPQVKGCQALIEKNHYDPRKFKCCGNRLVYNVKTDKCCNGKVIPKNKHCVELPRCGKRFYNPMKYRCAHNKYIYNPKTHKYCYGRIIPKGKHCVKLPRCGKRFYNPMKYRCAHNKYIYNPKTHKYCYGRIIQKGKHCVKLLRCGIRFYNPMKYRCAHNKYIYNPKTHKYCYGRIIPKGKHCVKLPRCGMRFYNPIKYRCAHNKYIYNPKTHKYCYGRIIPKGKHCVKLPRCGKLFYNPMKYRCAHNKYIYNPKTHKYCYGRIIPKGKHCVKLPRCGKRFYNPMKYRCAYNKYIYNPKTHKYCYGRIIPKGKHCVKLPRCGKRFYNPMKYRCAHNKYIYNPKTHKYCYGRIIPKGKHCVKLPRCGKLFYNPMKYRCAHNKYIYNPKTHKYCYGRIIPKGKHCVKLPRCGKLFYNPMKCRCAHNKYIYNPKTHKYCYGRIIPKGKHCVKLPRCGKLFYNPMKYRCVHNKYIYNPKTHKYCYGRIIPKGKHCVKLPRCGKRFYNPMKYRCAHNKYIYNPKTHKYCYGRIIPKGKHCVKLPRCGKLFYNPMKYRCAHNKYIYNPKTHKYCYGRIIPKGKHCVKLPRCGKLFYNPMKYRCAHNKYIYNPKTHKYCYGRIIPKGKHCVKLPRCGKRFYNPIKYRCAHNKYIYNPKTHKYCYGRIIPKGKHCVKLPRCGKLFYNPMKYRCAHNKYIYNPKTHKYCYGRIIPKGKHCVKLPRCGKLFYNPMKYRCAHNKYIYNPKTHKYCYGRIIPKGKHCVKLPRCGKRFYNPMKYRCAHNKYIYNPKTHKYCYGRIIPKGKHCVKLPRCGKLFYNPMKYRCAHNKYIYNPKTHKYCYGRIIPKGKHCVKLPRCGKRFYNPMKYRCAHNKYIYNPKTHKYCYGRIIPKGKHCVKLPRCGKLFYNPMKYRCAHNKYIYNPKTHKYCYGRIIPKGKHCVKLPRCGKLFYNPMKYRCAHNKYIYNPKTHKYCYGRIIPKGKHCVKLPRCGERFYNPIKYRCAHNKYIYNPKTHKYCYGRIIPKGKQCVRLPRCGKLFYNPMKYRCAHKYIYNPKTHKYCYGRIIPKGKQCVRLPRCGKRFYNPMKYRCAHNKYIYNPKTHKYCYGRIIPKGKHCVKLPRCGKRFYNPMKYRCAHNKYIYNPKTHKYCYGRIISISAHCSHVSHLPQVKGCQAIMEKNHYDPRKFKCCGNRYVYNVKIQKCCFGRVVPLRTVCEKAFTCGHRSYNPRTSRCCDGRKVYDYRREKCCCNGAVVPIQGACVKLARCGAAFYDPIKSRCCDNRCVYNPKTNKCCRGRVVSLKIRCG, encoded by the exons GTTTTTCGACAGACAGGATTTTGCCATGCAGAAAAAAGAAGTTTAACAGCAAGTCGCACAAATGCTGCTATGGACGCATAATACCTAAGTATCTGAAGTGTGAGATGTTCCTCCGATGTGGCAAAAACTTTTACAACCTTCGAGACTATCGATACTGCGGTAACCACTACATCTTCAACAGAAGATTTCACAAGTGCTGTCACAATCAAGTTATCCCTATCCTAGAACAATGCCAGCAAATGCAAGTGTGTGGGATGAAACCTTATGACATGGAAAAGAATGCGTGTTGTAACAATAAACACATTTACAACCCTGATACCCACAGGTGCTGTTTTGGGAAGCTGATAGCAGTAGACAAGCCATGTGTGATGAAGTATCATACAGTACCGCACGCGTTTTGTGGGCGAGAGAGCTATGACCCGCTAAGATATAGATGTTGCAATCATCAACACATCTATAATCCCAAAACCAGCAAATGCTGCTTTATTCATGTCATTCCATTAGATGCAGCTTGTATAAAACTCTTACAATGCGGAAAAAAGTTTTACGACCCACTGAAAGAGAAATGTGCGAAAAACAAGTACGTCTACAATCCCAAGATATATAAATACTGCTACGGAAGAATCATCCCAGTAAAACAACACTGCATCAAACTTCCCCGATGTGGAAAAAGATTCTACAACCCCATAAAGTACAGATGTGCACACAACAAGTACATCTACAACCCCAAGACCCACAAGTACTGCTATGGAAGAATAATCCCTAAAGGGAAACACTGCGTCAAGTTGCCGCGATGTGGAAAGCGATTCTACAACCCAATGAAGTACAGATGTGCACACAACAAGTACATCTACAACCCCAAGACCCATAAGTACTGCTATGGAAGAATTATTCCAATAAAAAAGCACTGTGTCAAGCTTCCACGATGTGGAAAAAACTTCTATAATTCAATGAAGTACAGATGTGCACACAATAAATACATCTACAATCCTAAGACCCAGAAGTACTGCTATGGTAGAATCATCCCTAAAAGAAAACACTGCGTCAAACTTTCAAGATGTGGGAAGCATTTCTACAATCCCAAACAGTACAGATGTGCAAATAATGAATACATCTACGACCCAAAAAAGTACAAATTCTGCTACGGAAGAATAATCCCAGTTCAAGGACACTGTTTGAAACTTTCGCGATGTGGGAAGCAGTTTTACAATCCCAAAAAGTACAAATGTGCACACAACAAATACATCTACGATCCCAAAATGTATAAGAATTGCTATGGAAGAATTATCCCAGTGACAAACAAATGCGTAAAACTTTCCAAATGTGGGAAGCATTTCTACGACCCACAAAGGTACAAATGTGCACACAACAGATACATCTATGACCCCAAAATGTATAAGAACTGCTATGGAAGAATTATCCCAGTGACAAAGAAATGCGTCAAACTTTCGAAATGTGGGAAACATTTCTACGACCCGCAAGAGTACAGATGTGCACACAACAGATACATCTACGATCCCAAAATGTACAAGAATTGCTATGGACGAATCATCCCAGTGGCAAAGAAATGCGTCAAACTTTTGAAATGTGGGAAGCATTTCTACGACCCGCAAGAGTACAGATGTGCACACAACAAATACATCTACGATCCCAAAATGTATAAGCACTGCTATGGAAGAATCATCCCAGTGACAAAGAAATGCGTCAAACTTTTGAAATGTGGGAAGCATTTCTACGACCCGCAAGAGTACAGATGTGCACACAACAAATACATCTACGATCCCAAAATGTATAAGCACTGCTATGGAAGAATTATCCCAGTGACAAAGAAATGCGTCAAACTTTCAAAATGCGGGAAGCATTTCTACGACCCGCAAGAGTACAGATGTGCACACAACAAATACATCTACGATCCCAAAATGTATAAGCACTGCTATGGAAGAATTATCCCAGTGACAAAGAAATGCGTCAAACTTTCAAAATGCGGGAAGCATTTCTACGACCCGCAAGAGTACAGATGTGCACACAACAAATACATCTACGATCCCAAAATGTATAAGCACTGCTATGGAAGAATTATTCCAGTGACAAAGAAATGCGTCAAACTTTCAAAATGTGGGAAACATTTCTACGACCCGCAAGAGTACAGATGTGCACACAACAGATACATCTACGATCCCAAAATGTATAAGTACTGCTACGGAAGAATTATCCCTAAAAGAAAACACTGCGTAAAACTACCGCGATGTGGAAAGCGATTCTACAACCCAATGAAGTACAGATGTGCACACAACAAGTACATCTACAACCCCAAGACCCACAAGTACTGCTATGGAAGAATCATCCCTAAAGGAAAACACTGCGTCAAGTTGCCGCGATGTGGAATGCGATTCTTCAATCCAACGAAGTACAGATGTGCACACAACAAGTACATCTACAACCCCAAGACCCACAAGTACTGCTATGGAAGGATCATCCCTAAAGGCAAACACTGCGTGAAGTTGCCGCGATGTGGAAAGCGATTCTACAATCCAATGAAGTACAGATGTGCACACAACAAGTACATCTACAACCCCAAGACCCACAAGTACTGCTATGGAAGAATCATCCCTAAAGGAAAACACTGCGTGAAGTTGCCGCGATGTGGAAAGCGATTCTACAACCCTATAAAGTACAGATGTGCACACAACAAGTACATCTACAACCCCAAGACCCACATGTACTGCTATGGAAGAATAATCCCTAAACGAGAACAGTGCTTAAAGCTGCCGAGATGTGGGAAGAAATTCTACAACCCAATAAAGTACAGATGTGCACACAACAAGTACATCTACAACCCCAAGACCCACAAGTACTGCTATGGAAGAATAATCCCTAAAGAAAAACACTGCGTCAAGTTGCCGCGATGTGGGAAGCGATTCTACAATCCAATGAAATACAGATGTGCACACAACAAGTATACTTACAACCCCAAGACCCACAAGTACTGCTATGGAAGAATAATCCCTAAAGAAAAACACTGCGTCAAGTTGCCTAGATGTGGGAAGAAATTCTACAACCCAATAAAGTACAGATGTGCACACAACAAGTACATCTACAACCCCAAGACCCACAAGTACTGCTATGGAAGAATAATCCCTAAAGAAAAACACTGCGTCAAGTTGCCGCGATGTGGAAAGCGATTCTACAACCCAATGAAGTACAGATGTGCACACAACAAGTACATCTACAACCCCAAGACCCACAAGTACTGCTATGGAAGGATCATCCCTAAAGGCAAACACTGCGTCAAGCTGCCGCGATGTGGAAAGCGATTCTACAACCCAATGAAGTACAGATGTGCATACAACAAGTACATCTACAACCCCAAGACCCACAAGTACTGCTATGGAAGAATAATCCCTAAACGAGAACAGTGCTTAAAGCTGCCGCGATGTGGAAAGCGATTCTACAACCCAATAAAGTACAGATGTGCACACAATAAGTACATCTACAACCCCAAGACCCACAAGTACTGCTATGGAAGAATCATCCCTAAAGGAAAACACTGCGTGAAGTTGCCGCGATGTGGAAAGCGATTCTACAACCCAATGAAGTACAGATGTGCACACAACAAGTACATCTACAACCCCAAGACCCATAAGTACTGCTATGGAAGGATCATCCCTAAAGGCAAACACTGCGTCAAGTTGCCGCGATGTGGAAAGCGATTCTACAATCCAATGAAATACAGATGTGCACACAACAAGTACATCTACAACCCCAAGACCCACAAGTACTGCTATGGAAGAATCATTCCGAAAAGAAAACACTGCGTCAAGTTGCCGCGATGTGGAAAGCGGTTCTACAACCCAATGAAGTACAGATGTGCACACAACAAGTACATCTACAACCCCAAGACCCATAAG TACTGCTATGGAAGAATCATCCCTAAAGGCAAACACTGCGTCAAGTTGCCTAGATGTGGGAAGAAATTCTACAACCCAATAAAGTACAGATGTGCACACAACAAGTACATCTACAACCCCAAGACCCACAAGTACTGCTATGGAAGAATAATCCCTAAAGAAAAACACTGCGTCAAGTTGCCGCGATGTGGAAAGCGATTCTACAACCCAATGAAGTACAGATGTGCACACAACAAGTACATCTACAACCCCAAGACCCATAAGTACTGCTATGGAAGGATCATCCCTAAAGGCAAACAGTGCGTCAAGCTGCCGCGATGTGGAAAGCGATTCTACAACCCAATGAAGTACAGATGTGCATACAACAAGTACATCTACAACCCCAAGACCCACAAGTACTGCTATGGAAGAATAATCCCTAAACGAGAACAGTGCTTAAAGCTGCCGCGATGTGGAAAGCGATTCTACAACCCAATAAAGTACAGATGTGCACACAATAAGTACATCTACAACCCCAAGACCCACAAGTACTGCTATGGAAGAATAATCCCTAAAGGAAAACACTGCGTGAAGTTGCCGCGATGTGGAAAGCGATTCTACAACCCAATGAAGTACAGATGTGCACACAACAAGTACATCTACAACCCCAAGACCCACAAGTACTGCTATGGAAGAATCatccaaaaaggaaaacactGCGTAAAGCTACTACGATGTGGAAAGCGATTCTACAACCCAATGAAATACAGATGTGCACACAACAAGTACATCTTCAACCCCAAGACCCACAAGTACTGCTATGGAAGAATCATCCCTAAACGAGAACAGTGCTTAAAGCTGCCGAGATGTGGGAAAATATTCTACAACCCAATAAAGTACAGATGTGCACGCAACAAGTACATCTACAACCCCAAGACCCACAAATACTGCTATGGAAGAATTATTTCAATAAGTGCGCATTGTTCTCACGTTTCCCATCTTCCTCAAGTTAAAGGCTGCCAAGCACTTATTGAAAAGAATCACTACGACCCTCGTAAGTTCAAGTGCTGCGGGAATCGTTTGGTCTACAATGTCAAGACCGATAAATGCTGCAACGGAAAAGTCATCCCTAAAAACAAACATTGCGTTGAGCTGCCGCGATGTGGAAAGCGATTCTACAATCCAATGAAGTACAGATGTGCACACAACAAGTACATCTACAACCCCAAGACCCACAAGTACTGCTATGGAAGGATCATCCCTAAAGGGAAACACTGCGTCAAGTTGCCGCGATGTGGGAAGCGATTCTACAACCCAATGAAGTACAGATGTGCTCACAACAAGTACATCTACAACCCCAAGACTCACAAGTACTGCTATGGAAGAATCatccaaaaaggaaaacattgCGTAAAGCTACTACGATGTGGAATACGATTCTACAACCCAATGAAATACAGATGTGCACACAACAAGTACATCTACAACCCCAAGACCCACAAGTACTGCTATGGAAGAATCATCCCTAAAGGGAAACACTGCGTCAAGTTGCCGCGATGTGGAATGCGATTCTACAACCCAATAAAGTACAGATGTGCACACAACAAGTACATCTACAACCCCAAGACCCACAAGTACTGCTATGGAAGAATCATCCCTAAAGGCAAACACTGCGTCAAGTTGCCGCGATGTGGAAAGCTATTCTACAACCCAATGAAGTACAGATGTGCACACAACAAGTACATTTACAACCCCAAGACCCACAAGTACTGCTATGGAAGAATCATCCCTAAAGGGAAACACTGCGTCAAGTTGCCGCGATGTGGGAAGCGATTCTACAACCCAATGAAGTACAGATGTGCATACAACAAGTACATCTACAACCCCAAGACCCATAAGTACTGCTATGGAAGGATCATCCCTAAAGGCAAACACTGCGTCAAGCTGCCGCGATGTGGAAAGCGATTCTACAACCCAATGAAGTACAGATGTGCTCACAACAAGTACATCTACAACCCCAAGACCCACAAGTACTGCTATGGAAGAATCATCCCTAAAGGCAAACACTGCGTCAAGTTGCCGCGATGTGGAAAGCTATTCTATAACCCAATGAAGTACAGATGTGCACACAACAAGTACATCTACAACCCCAAGACCCACAAGTACTGCTATGGAAGAATCATCCCTAAAGGCAAACACTGCGTCAAGTTGCCGCGATGTGGAAAGCTATTCTATAACCCAATGAAGTGCAGATGTGCACACAACAAGTACATCTACAACCCCAAGACCCACAAGTACTGCTATGGAAGAATCATCCCTAAAGGCAAACACTGCGTCAAGTTGCCGCGATGTGGAAAGCTATTCTATAACCCAATGAAGTACAGATGTGTACACAACAAGTACATCTACAACCCCAAGACCCACAAGTACTGCTATGGAAGAATCATCCCTAAAGGGAAACACTGCGTGAAGTTGCCGCGATGTGGAAAGCGATTCTACAACCCAATGAAGTACAGATGTGCACACAATAAGTACATCTACAACCCCAAGACCCACAAGTACTGCTATGGAAGAATCATCCCTAAAGGCAAACACTGCGTCAAGTTGCCGCGATGTGGAAAGCTATTCTATAACCCAATGAAGTACAGATGTGCACACAACAAGTACATCTACAACCCCAAGACCCATAAGTACTGCTATGGAAGAATCATCCCTAAAGGCAAACACTGCGTCAAGCTGCCGCGATGTGGAAAGCTATTCTATAACCCAATGAAGTACAGATGTGCACACAACAAGTACATCTACAACCCCAAGACCCATAAGTACTGCTATGGAAGAATCATCCCTAAAGGGAAACACTGCGTCAAGTTGCCGCGATGTGGAAAGCGATTCTACAACCCAATAAAGTACAGATGTGCACACAACAAGTACATCTACAACCCCAAGACCCACAAGTACTGCTATGGAAGGATCATCCCTAAAGGCAAACACTGCGTCAAGTTGCCGCGATGTGGAAAGCTATTCTATAACCCAATGAAGTACAGATGTGCACACAACAAGTACATCTACAACCCCAAGACTCACAAGTACTGCTATGGAAGGATCATCCCTAAAGGCAAACACTGCGTCAAGTTGCCGCGATGTGGAAAGCTATTCTATAACCCAATGAAGTACAGATGTGCACACAACAAGTACATCTACAACCCCAAGACCCACAAGTACTGCTATGGAAGAATCATCCCTAAAGGGAAACACTGCGTGAAGTTGCCGCGATGTGGAAAGCGATTCTACAACCCAATGAAGTACAGATGTGCACACAATAAGTACATCTACAACCCCAAGACTCACAAGTACTGCTATGGAAGGATCATCCCTAAAGGCAAACACTGCGTCAAGTTGCCGCGATGTGGAAAGCTATTCTATAACCCAATGAAGTACAGATGTGCACACAACAAGTACATCTACAACCCCAAGACCCACAAGTACTGCTATGGAAGAATCATCCCTAAAGGGAAACACTGCGTGAAGTTGCCGCGATGTGGAAAGCGATTCTACAACCCAATGAAGTACAGATGTGCACACAATAAGTACATCTACAACCCCAAGACCCACAAGTACTGCTATGGAAGAATCATCCCTAAAGGCAAACACTGCGTCAAGTTGCCGCGATGTGGAAAGCTATTCTATAACCCAATGAAGTACAGATGTGCACACAACAAGTACATCTACAACCCCAAGACCCATAAGTACTGCTATGGAAGAATCATCCCTAAAGGCAAACACTGCGTCAAGCTGCCGCGATGTGGAAAGCTATTCTATAACCCAATGAAGTACAGATGTGCACACAACAAGTACATCTACAACCCCAAGACCCACAAGTACTGCTATGGAAGGATCATCCCTAAAGGCAAACACTGCGTCAAGTTGCCGCGATGTGGGGAGCGATTCTACAACCCAATAAAGTACAGATGTGCACACAACAAGTACATCTATAACCCCAAGACCCACAAGTACTGCTATGGAAGAATCATCCCTAAAGGGAAACAATGCGTCAGGTTGCCGCGATGTGGAAAGCTATTCTATAACCCAATGAAGTACAGATGTGCACACAAGTACATCTATAACCCCAAGACCCACAAGTACTGCTATGGAAGAATCATCCCTAAAGGGAAACAATGCGTCAGGTTGCCGCGATGTGGAAAGCGATTCTACAACCCAATGAAGTACAGATGTGCACACAACAAGTACATCTACAACCCCAAGACCCACAAGTACTGCTATGGAAGAATCATCCCTAAAGGCAAACACTGCGTCAAGTTGCCGCGATGTGGAAAGCGATTCTACAACCCAATGAAGTACAGATGTGCTCACAACAAGTACATCTACAACCCCAAGACCCACAAGTACTGCTATGGAAGAATAATCTCAATAAGTGCGCATTGTTCTCACGTTTCCCATCTTCCTCAAGTTAAGGGCTGCCAAGCAATTATGGAAAAAAATCACTACGACCCTCGTAAGTTCAAGTGCTGCGGGAACCGCTATGTCTACAATGTGAAGATCCAAAAATGCTGCTTCGGTCGTGTCGTGCCGTTGCGCACGGTGTGCGAGAAGGCATTCACCTGTGGCCATCGCTCATACAATCCCCGTACATCTAGGTGCTGCGACGGCCGTAAAGTGTACGACTACCGACGTGAGAAATGCTGCTGTAATGGTGCCGTGGTGCCTATCCAAGGCGCATGCGTGAAGCTCGCTCGTTGCGGCGCTGCGTTCTATGATCCTATCAAGTCGAGGTGTTGTGATAATCGCTGTGTTTATAATCCCAAAACCAACAAGTGCTGTAGAGGCCGTGTCGTCTCATTAAAGATAAGGTGTGGGTAG